The Sabethes cyaneus chromosome 3, idSabCyanKW18_F2, whole genome shotgun sequence DNA window gtgaactggctgccctgctctttgttattgttttggtggtttgattcagttggcagttgcaagcagcgaatatttcattctccgatcggatttctaccataatcgttgggaaaacgcaatgtgaaacagtttaaacacggtagatcagcacaaacaaatcgtgtttatgtgcattgtctgcataagcaaatgttgtcatattgagaatgacgtttgaaccatttttaatttgcacgtcgtgcaaaccaacggggttcaaattaaaaagtgttcagattaaaaacggtcaaacgaacgggggtccacggtacactAAATTACCACATGTCAATGACGGAGTCTCTGTAAGCCACTTGGTCCTCCGGTTAATCGAAGGTAAGTACTCAGCCACCCAGCGAGTCCACAATCGGTCTGCTAGTAGCTGCGACTGCTTGTAACGATCTCTGAGAGCTTCAGCCTCGTTAGTTGGTTGAATGTAGTCTTCTGGATTCACTGTTCCGACGCCCCGTACGAAATGATTAGGTGTCAATGCCGCTTCTGATCCCGGTTCAACGGCGACGTACGTCAGAGGACGTGAATTGATCAGATCTTCAGCTTCTGCCAGTACTGTCAGAAGTACTTCATCCGTCATCGATCGCCCATCATCAAACACGGTCAACGCTGCCTTCACCGAACGCACTAATCTTTCCCACACTCCCCCCATGTGGGGTGCGCTAGGCGGGTTAAAGTTCCAGCGTGTTCTGGAGTCGGTAAAGGTGTCTTCGCACTCGTTTTCGATCCGCTTCACAATCTCTTTGCTAGCTGCTTGAAAGTTTGTGCCGTTGTCTGAGTAGAACTCCAAAGGCTTTCCTCGACGGCACACAAAACGTCGTATGGCCATCAAACACGCTTGCGTTGTTAAGCTATGAGCAACCTCAAGGTGTATGGCTCTCGTAGTCATGCAGGTAAACAAGCAGATGTACCTCTTTTCTGACCGGCGATTCACGCTTACTGTAACTGGCCCACAAAAGTCCACTCCGGTAAAGCAGAATGGCGCCAGGTTTGGCGTAACACGCGAGTGAGGAAGTGGGGCCATTCTGGGGTTTCTAGGGTTACATTTCTTTACCCTGCACCATATGCAGGCTTTCGCTATTCGCTTCATCTCTGCTCGCAAGTTTTGAATATAAAAACGTTGTCGAACTTCGTTTACTGCTGTCTCCGTGTTGCTATGGCCCACTTGCTGATGATAGAACTGCAGAAGCTTGTCGGTTATGGGATGTCGTTTCGGAAGTATAATCGGAAACCGAAGCTCGAAAGGAACCGATAAACCTTGCGCGGTTCTTCCTTCCATCCTCAACACGTCTTGCTCGTCGATGAATGGAGATAGGCTGTAGAGTTCACTGCTCTTCTCCAACCGATACTGTTTCGGAAGCTCTCGGTCTCGATTCTTTTTCAGGGTTTTTATTTCTTCTGCAAATCTATTTGATTGTGCCCACCTCCACAGGCACGCCTCCGCTTTCTGGTATTCCATTCGTTTCAGAGGAACTACAACTGATGGAATGTTGCGTTTTAGACATCTTTTTATTTCTGTCCGAGCTGGAACCGCTTCGATTGGTAGGCCTTCCCGCTTTCTTCTACAATTTGAAGCGAACCTGAAGACGCATGCTACTGATCGGACGAGTATTCTCCACATCGAAATCCTCTCTATCATGTTTAGTTCTTCCACCAATGAAACGTCATGAAACAGATGGACCGCGCGTAACTCTTCAGAAACGTTCGGTACGATAACGCTCTGCTTAGGCCACTGGTTTCTTGCTTCGTACAGGAACGTTGGCGCGCGATACCACGCCTCGCTTGGACCAAATTTGAGTCCTTTTTCCCACTTCGTCAGCTTGTCGGCTACATTCCACCTGCTCGGTACCCAATTCCACTCTTCAATATTTGAGAGGCTAAGTACTTCCCCGATACGAAAGGCTACATACTGTTTGTATTTGCGATGATCTGAGTATATCCACGACAGCACGGTTTTTGAATCAGTCCAGATGAATCGGCTTTTGATTTCGAACGAAAGCATGTCCACAACGGTTTTCGCCAGTCTAACACCAACCACAGCCGCTTGCAGCTCTAAGCGAGGAATTGATAGATGTTTGAGTGGTGCCACTTTCGATCGCGCCATCACCAGCGAACACAATGGACCATCAGCTGTTTCGATTCGGAGATACGCCGCAGCACCGTACGCGCTCTCACTTGCATCGACGAACACGTGTAACTGCAGGCTGTTCTCGTTCAAAGATCGTCCACCGTTGAAATAGTATCGTGGAATTCGAACTTTTTCTATTTCTGGAAGCTGCTCAATCCAGCGGTTCCCTTTTTCGGTACATTCATCATCTATTTTTTGATCCCAGTCACATCCGCTCCGCCAGAGATCCTGgattagtatttttccatggaTCGTGAAAAACGAGAGTAACCCCAAAGGATCGAAGAAGCTCATAACGCAACTCATGACGACTCTTTTCGTAGGTCGCAACCCACCAGACAAATACGGTTCTAGGTCGTCTCGCAACTTAGTTGAAAACAGGAACTCATCGCTGCCAGGATTCCACGCTATTCCTAGAACTCGTTCATGGCCCGACTCTTTGTCATTAAAATGTACGAACTGGTTTTCGTTGCGCTCGCCTAGGGCATGCAGAAATTCTTCGGAGTTGGAGACCCAGTTGCGTAGCAGGAATCCTGCCTTTGAATGCACATACCGAACCTCTTTCGCCCGTTTCACTGCTTCTTCAACTGTTTCCGCACTATCAAAATAGTCGTCCACGTAATGGTTCTCCACAATCGCCTTTGCCGCCTCTGGAAACTGTTTAGCGAACTGTTTCGCATTTAAGTTTTTCACGTACTGCGCAGAGCAAGGCGAACTTGTGGAGCCAAACGTTGCTACGTCCATCACGTAGACTTCTGGTTTCATCGAAGTGTCCGTTCGGAATAGAAATCTCTGCGCCTGCTTATCTTGCTCACGGATTCTCAATTGATGGTACATTTCTTTAATGTCAGCTCCGAATCCCACCCGACGTTCACGAAATCTGCATATTACCGCGGGAAGAGCAGTGAGCATGTCCGGGCCTTTTAAAAGCTTTGAATTTAATGACACTCCTTTGACTTCGGCTCTGGCGTCCCATACCAGACgaagcttttgtttttttgggTGGGAAACTATATTCAGCGGTACGTACCATATCCTGCTTGGATCTGACTCGCTTAGCTCGGATTCTGTAGCTTTATGAGCATATCCCTTGTCGAGGTACTCAGCGACCATTTGCCGAACTTTGTCGTATAATGCGCCGTCCTTTTTAAGTCTGTTTTCCAAGCATTGCAGACGTTTCGAGGCCATAAAATAGCTGTCCGGAAACTGTGGTTCTTCATCTCTCCACAATAAGCCAGTCTCGAACCGATCACCTATTCTCACTGTAGTTTTCTCTAGAAGCTGCTTTGCTCTTTTGTCTTCTTTTGATTCAGGAAGTAGAGCTACGGATATTGTGGACTCCTCCAACGCAAATTGACTCTTCAGTAGATCGCGCAACTCCTGGTTAGTCACATTACTGCACATATGATGACACACAATCCCTGCATCTGTGCTGCTTACATTCGTCGGTCCGTAGATGGCCCAgccaagtttcgatctgacagcTATTGGCTCTCCCGGTTTACCAACCCGCGACTCAAGCGGTGCGTACAGGTGTATATCATTTAAACCGATCAAAATCTGCGGAGCGACTTGCTGGGCATCTTGTATAGGAAGCCCCTGAAGATGGCAGTACTGCTTGGCTATTTGCGACATAGCATGTGAATGCTGCGGAAGTTTTAGATCTTCTACCGTATGCGCACCTTTGATCCGAAAACGCTGGTTTGAGCCCTGCGCCGAAATAAACAGGTCCACTCTGCGGGATTCTTTCTCCAGTCGAGACACACCAGCAGTCCATGTTACCCGAAGCGGTTGGATTGTTCCTTTTATACTAAGAACGTTTGCGAGCGATTTCTCTAACAGCGTGTAAGATGACCCTTCGTCCAAGAATGCGGTCGTGTTTATAGCGTTATTCTCCCAGTACAGTGTGACGGGCATTATGCGGAAGATTACGGACTGCTTCGGCTGGATAGAATGGATATTACAGTTCGAATGTGTGGCTGGGCTCCCGGGATGAAGTAACGAATTATGATGTTCATTACATGCGCCGACGTTACATCGAAAGTTGAGCTTACAGCGGGTCGATCCATGCTCATTCAAGCATACTGGACACATATTCCATTTTCTAACGGCTTCCCATTTCTCCTCCACGCGAAGCTTACGAAATTTCTCACAATTGCGAATCCGGTGGTCAACCCGGTTGCAAATTCGACAAGGTGTTCTCTGCTTTGCTGATGAACTATAGTTTTTGCTTTCCGTTACATCATGAGCATGCAGGAATCCTTCGTGCTCTCTACCTGTCCTTTTTCCTCTTCTAGGTTCACTTTCAACTGACGGAGGCGCCTGTCCGTACAGCGTAATCTCACTCGCATCTTCAACGATAGCTGACAAAAAATTGGCTAGCGTCCGCAGGGTTACAACTTGGCTTTTCCTCCGGTACCGCACCCATTCCAATTGAGTTCCAGCTGGTAACTTTTCAGTCAGTTCTTGTATTAGCATCGGGTTGACTAAATGGGTAGTTAGTCCCGTAGCTTCCAGGTGATCGGCGAGTTGTTGGACCACCATGCCGAAACTGATGAAACTTGCTAATCGATCCGCTTTCGGCGGCGCTGTTTTCCGAACCTTTGACAACAGCATATTGAGCAATTGCTCTGGACGACCGTAAAGCATACGAAGAGTTTTGATTATTTCCGGAACAGCCGTGGGCAAGAGGAGTCTGCTTCTAACCGCTTCCAGTGCTTGTCCCTTCAAAGACTCTTGCAAGCGTGCCAAATTCTCTACATTTGAGAAGCCGCATGCTTCTGTCGACGTCTCGTAGCTGCTTATGAACATGGGCCACTCCTCAAGCTTCCCGGTAAATATCGGCAGTCTTCTAGACAAGAACTGTCGAGCTGAAAGCTGCGCTTTCGTTGGCCCTTGGCTTTGTCGCTGCCTGCTCGAGCAACTTTCACTTTCCACACTTTCTGCGGAGCTCTTCGAACTATCTAATTCCTCTGCGTCATTGTCACTAGCCTCTGCGTCAGCAACCTTTTCTTCGACGTCGTCGCCACTTTCCGACTCCGCACCATCGGAATCTTGTTGCCCTCTACTCTGCTTTTTCTTTTGCTTGCGAACTTCTGGATGTCCAAATGGCGTACCCTTGCCGCCCCACGAACGCTCGTCGCGGTTCATTTCCACAGTATCTAACGAACGCGATGGACCCTCTACCGGATCTCCAGCTTTTTTCGGCGTCGAAAATTTTCGATAGGCTCCGTCAATATCGCCATTATTTGCGACTACCAGATCCGCTTTCCCAGGCTTTTCCTTCCTTGACTTTTTCAGTACCGGCTTTTTCCCTGGATTCGCGTTTTCTGCCATTActtccttcttcttcttattctttGAGCCTTTTTCTTCACCTTCTGCATCACCGCCTGTTCTTGTATGCTGTCCACCTTCCACTTCATCTGTATTATGCTTCAGTTTCAGTAGCTTCAGCTTTTCCTGTGTTTCCAAACGCATTTGATCGAGTTTCATTTGATGGGCCTTTTCTTCCTCAATTATCTTTTCCATCCGCCCCTTTTCGAACTCCAATTCCatttcccgtttttctttttctagctTCTGGCGAGCCGCGAACATCTCCTGCTGCAACTCTAATCGCTTTCGGTGCAAAATTCGCTCCTTTTCTAGTTC harbors:
- the LOC128741066 gene encoding uncharacterized protein LOC128741066 — its product is MPRHNPEIAEKSGYNCAACNRPDDAEADMVFCDHCQRWFHFGCVGVTEEVKDVSWCCSGCTKDASGGADSFDLQEELTRLEDERKKQKRELEKERILHRKRLELQQEMFAARQKLEKEKREMELEFEKGRMEKIIEEEKAHQMKLDQMRLETQEKLKLLKLKHNTDEVEGGQHTRTGGDAEGEEKGSKNKKKKEVMAENANPGKKPVLKKSRKEKPGKADLVVANNGDIDGAYRKFSTPKKAGDPVEGPSRSLDTVEMNRDERSWGGKGTPFGHPEVRKQKKKQSRGQQDSDGAESESGDDVEEKVADAEASDNDAEELDSSKSSAESVESESCSSRQRQSQGPTKAQLSARQFLSRRLPIFTGKLEEWPMFISSYETSTEACGFSNVENLARLQESLKGQALEAVRSRLLLPTAVPEIIKTLRMLYGRPEQLLNMLLSKVRKTAPPKADRLASFISFGMVVQQLADHLEATGLTTHLVNPMLIQELTEKLPAGTQLEWVRYRRKSQVVTLRTLANFLSAIVEDASEITLYGQAPPSVESEPRRGKRTGREHEGFLHAHDVTESKNYSSSAKQRTPCRICNRVDHRIRNCEKFRKLRVEEKWEAVRKWNMCPVCLNEHGSTRCKLNFRCNVGACNEHHNSLLHPGSPATHSNCNIHSIQPKQSVIFRIMPVTLYWENNAINTTAFLDEGSSYTLLEKSLANVLSIKGTIQPLRVTWTAGVSRLEKESRRVDLFISAQGSNQRFRIKGAHTVEDLKLPQHSHAMSQIAKQYCHLQGLPIQDAQQVAPQILIGLNDIHLYAPLESRVGKPGEPIAVRSKLGWAIYGPTNVSSTDAGIVCHHMCSNVTNQELRDLLKSQFALEESTISVALLPESKEDKRAKQLLEKTTVRIGDRFETGLLWRDEEPQFPDSYFMASKRLQCLENRLKKDGALYDKVRQMVAEYLDKGYAHKATESELSESDPSRIWYVPLNIVSHPKKQKLRLVWDARAEVKGVSLNSKLLKGPDMLTALPAVICRFRERRVGFGADIKEMYHQLRIREQDKQAQRFLFRTDTSMKPEVYVMDVATFGSTSSPCSAQYVKNLNAKQFAKQFPEAAKAIVENHYVDDYFDSAETVEEAVKRAKEVRYVHSKAGFLLRNWVSNSEEFLHALGERNENQFVHFNDKESGHERVLGIAWNPGSDEFLFSTKLRDDLEPYLSGGLRPTKRVVMSCVMSFFDPLGLLSFFTIHGKILIQDLWRSGCDWDQKIDDECTEKGNRWIEQLPEIEKVRIPRYYFNGGRSLNENSLQLHVFVDASESAYGAAAYLRIETADGPLCSLVMARSKVAPLKHLSIPRLELQAAVVGVRLAKTVVDMLSFEIKSRFIWTDSKTVLSWIYSDHRKYKQYVAFRIGEVLSLSNIEEWNWVPSRWNVADKLTKWEKGLKFGPSEAWYRAPTFLYEARNQWPKQSVIVPNVSEELRAVHLFHDVSLVEELNMIERISMWRILVRSVACVFRFASNCRRKREGLPIEAVPARTEIKRCLKRNIPSVVVPLKRMEYQKAEACLWRWAQSNRFAEEIKTLKKNRDRELPKQYRLEKSSELYSLSPFIDEQDVLRMEGRTAQGLSVPFELRFPIILPKRHPITDKLLQFYHQQR